From the genome of Thermaerobacter marianensis DSM 12885:
GGCCGTGGCCGTGGTCGTCGACCGTTCCGCCAGCATGGAACCGGCCCTGGACCAGGTGACGGCCGCCGTCAACCACCTGCTCGCGGCCTCGGCCGGCTCCGGCCTGGGCGGCCACGGGGTGCAGGTGGCCGTCATTTCTGCGGGCGCCGCCGCGGACGTGGAACGCTCGCCCGCTCCCTTGCCCCAGCCCCCGCTGGCCCCGTGGTCAACCCCGGCCCGCCGGGAGGCCACGGACCTCGCCGCGGCCCTGCGCCTGGCCGCGGGCACCCTGCCGCCCGACCACCGCCGCCGGGTGGTGCTGATCAGCGACGGCCGCGCGACCCAAGGCGACGCCGTGGCGGAAGCCCGCGCCCTGGCGGCGGCCGGGATCGTCCTGGACACGGTGGTCATCACCCCCCAGCCCGGCCCGGACCTGGCGGTCACCGGCGTCAAGGCACCGGCCACCGCCCGCCCCAATCGTCCCGTGGCCGTGGAGGTGACGGTCCGCGCCAGCCAGCCCGGCCCGGCCCGGCTGCACCTCCTGGCCGGGGACGAAGCCGTGGCCAGCCAGGCCGTCCAACTGGCCGCCGGGGAGAACCGGTTCATCCTGACCGCCACGCCCCGCCGGCCCGGTACCTGGGCGTTGCGGGCGGTGGTGGAACCCGTCGCCCCGGCGGTGGACGGGGAGCCGGCCAACAACAGCTACGACGCCCTGGTGGAAGTGGAGGGCACGCGACCCGTCCTGGTCTTGAGCCCCGAGCCGGACTCCGCCCTGGCCCGCGTGCTCCGAGCCCAGGGCATCCCCGTGGAGAGCCGGACCCCCGCCCAGCGCCCCGCCGACCTGGCGGGGTGGAGCCGGTACGGCGCCGTCGTCCTGGAGAACGTGCCCGCCCACCAGCTGGGCGAAGACGCCATGGCCGACCTGGAGCGGTTCGTCCGGGATCTGGGCGGCGGGCTGGTGATGGCCGGGCTGCCCGACACCTTCGGCCCGGGCGGCTACACCGGCACGCCGGTGGAGCGGGCGCTGCCCGTCGACACCGACCTGCGCTCGCGGAAGAACCTGCCCACCGTGGCCCTGGCCCTGGTCATCGACCGTTCCGGGAGCATGGAGGGGGTCAAGTTGGAGATGGCGGTGGAAGCCGCCCGGCGGGTGGCCCAGCTCCTGACGCCGGCCGACCGGCTGGGGGTGATCCTCTTCGACACGCAGGCGTACGTGACGCGGCCCATAGAGCCTGTGGACAGCGCCGGCCAGGTGGAGGCGGCGTTCCCGTCCGTGGCCGGCGGGGGAACGTCGCTGGGGGTGGGGTTGGAAGCCGCCTTGCACCTCATGAAGGACGTCCGGGCGGACGTGCGGCACGTGATCGCCTTGACGGATGGGGTCTCCGAGCCCTTCGACGTGGCGGGCACGGCCCGCGCCTTTCACGAGCAAGGGATCACCGTCTCCGCCGTGGCCATTGGCGCCGATGCCGACACGACCACCCTGGGCTGGCTGGCGCAGGAAGGCGGTGGCCAGCTGTACGTCGCCGCCGACCCCGGCCAGATTCCCTCCCTCATCACCCGGGACACGGCGCTCTCCACGAGGCAGTTCATCGTGGACCGCCCCTTCCTCCCGGTGGTCACGGCCTCCCCTGCGCCCGGCGGGCCGGGGGCCCTGCTGCAGGGGCTCGAAGCGCCGGCGGGGCCCGGCGCGGGGGGTCGCTTGCCCCCCCTGGGCGGTTACGTGGCGACCACGCCCAAGGACCGGGGGGAGGTGCTACTGGCCAGCGACGAAGGGGATCCCGTGCTGGCCGCCTGGTTCTACGGCCTGGGCCGGGCGGTGGCGTGGACCGCGCCGACGGCGGGCGAAGGCGTGGCCGCCTGGCTGGGCAACCCGAACCGCTTCGCCCGGCTCTGGGCCAACGTGGCCGACTGGCTCCTGGAAGAACGCGGCGGCGCCGAGGCCCCCTGGCGGGTCGAGGCGCGGGCGACGGCACCGGGCACCGTGACGGTGACGGTGCAGGGCTCGCCGCCCCTGGCCGGGCGCGTGCGGATCGGCCAGGCCACCGCGCCGCTGCTGCCCGTGGCCGCCGGCCGGTCGGAAGCCGTCGTGCCGGTGGCGGAGCCGGGCATCTACCCGGTGATCGTCGAACCCGCACCGCCATTCGCTCAAGAGGAGCCGGCCGCTAGGGAGGGCGGTGTGGGGGCGCCCAGCGGACCGGAGGACGGAGCGGGGGACGAAACCGGCAGAAGAGCGGCGGCCTCGGACGGTACCGTTGCCCTCCGCACCACCGTGGCGGTGCCCTACCCGGCCGAGTTCCTCCTGGCGGGAGCCGACCCGGCCCTTCTCGAAGCCCTGGCCGCGGTGACCGGGGGAAAGGCGATGGGTTTGGAGGAGTTCGACCCTGCGGAGGTGCTGGATCCGGCAGGGGTGCCCGCGCCCCCTGGGCGGCGACCGCTGTGGCCCTACCTCCTGCTGGCCGCGGCCCTCCTGCTGCCGGCCGACGTGGCCGCCCGGCGGCTGGGGTGGGAGTGGGGTAGGAGGACCACGGTGCCCGGGATGGCAGGGAGGGTGATCGGCGGGGTGCGGGCCGTGCTGGGGCACCTGCCCGGAGGCGCGCTCCGCCGCCGGCCGCAGCCGTACCCGAAGGCCAACCCAGCCCCGGACGCGGCCGGGGACGGGGGGTCCGGCAGCGAGCGCATCCCAGGGGCGGGCGCCGGCTGGAAGATCCGCCCTGCCACGCCCAGTCCGGGCCCCGCCAGCCCGACCGGCGGCGCTCGTCCCGCCGGTGGGGCGGAAGCCGTCGAAGGTGGGGCCGCGACCTCCAGCCCGGCCGGCGACCCCCGTCTCGCCACCGGCGGCGGGTCCACCACCGCCATCCGCCCTGCTGCCGGTGCGAGTCCCGTGGCCGGTGCCCGTCCCGCCACCGGCGCCCGCTCGGAAACCCGCGACCACCGGCCGCAAACCGGCCCGGCCCCCCAGCCCGCGCACCAGGATGCCGACCTGGTCCGCCTGCACGCGGCGCGCCAGCGTTCGCGAGTCCGTGCCGCCCAGCGGGTTCGCCGGCACGTCGACCCGCCGCCCGGATCGCCGTCGTAACGGGTCGCCGCCCCCCGCCGCGACGCCTTGGCCGGCGCGCATCGTTTCCGTCCCGGCGTGAGATCGCCGTCGTAACGGGTCGCCGGCCCCCGGCGCGACGCCCCGGGCGTCGGAGTCCCCGGGGGCGGGGCCGCGCGCACCCGCCCCATGCCACCCGGGGGCTCCCCGGCGCTCTCGGATGCTGCTCCCAGGGGCCGGGCCTTGGGGTGGCGGCCCTTCTGTCCGGCGGCGCGGCCGCCGGTGGTGCACGGCGTTTACACATCTTTTACAGCCCCCTTAAAGGGCCGCAACACCGGCGGGGTACCGTAGCCATTGCCAACCCGCGCCGAAGCGGGTTGAGAAAGGGGGCGCATCATGAACAGCCACCGCAGGTGGTTGGGCGGCCTGCTGGGGGCCGGGATGCTGGCCGCCGCCGCGGCGGGGGTGATGACCGCCCGGGCCGGCGCGGCCGAGCTGGCGTCCGGCACCGTGGCCGCCCCGTGGCGTGGCGTCGCGGTGTTGCCGGTGGCAGCGGATGGCGGTACCGCGACCGGCGGTTCCTCCCAGGATGCCACTTCGGCGCAGGATGCCGCCGGCACGGCCGATGCCGCCCAGGGCACGGCGGCGGACCCGTCGTCCCTGACGGCCACCTTCGTCCAGCGTCTGGCCGAGGCGCTGGGCCTGACCCGGGACCGGGTGGACGCCGCCATCCGGGACGTGCTCGCCGGGATGGTGGACGAGGCCGCCCAGAAGGGGCAGCTCTCGTCCGAGCAGGCCGCCGCCCTGCGCCAGCGCATTGCCCAGGGGCAGTACCGGCTGGTGCCGCCCATGGGCGGCCGCGGCCACGGATGGGGCGGCAAGCACGGGCGGCACGGCGGGTTCTTCCCCGGTGAAGGCCACGGGGCGAGCCTCGCCGGCCTGCTGCAGTCGGTGAGCGACACGCTGAACCTGACGCCGGGCCAGATCCTGGACCAGCTGTGGCAGGGCAAGACCCTAGCGCAAATCGCGCAGGAGCAGGGCGTCTCCCGCCAGCAGGTCAAGGACGCCATCGTCAGCCAGGCGAAGCAGCGCCTGGACGCAGCCGTCACCGCCGGGCGCCTGACCCAGCAACAGGCCGACCAGTGGCTGCAGCGTCTGGAGGAACAAGCCGACGCGTTGCTGGACCGGCAGTTCACCCCGCCCGGCGCCGCCCACGACGGTGAAGCCGGCGCGTCCGGTTCCGCCGCGGCCGGCGGTACCGGCCCCGCCAGTGCCGAACCCATGGGCACGGGCTCGCGCACGACGGGGACGTGGGGCGTCATCCCGCCGGAGGGTGGGGCGGACGGCGTCGCCGGCGTGATGTGACCTTACCGCCGCGAGAAGGTTGCCGCCGGGATGGGGAGTGGCACCAAGGGACACGGCGGGCGGGCCCCATGGGGGGCCCGCCTTGCTTGAACGCCGCTTCGTCGACGCCGGCTGGGCAGAACGGCGAAACCGCCGGCCCAGCGGGGCTTCGCGGTCGGCCTTCAAGCCCGAGGTCTTGACCCCGGTTGCTGGCTCGGGTAGAATAGCGAACGTCTGTTTGGATTTGCCAGCATGCGGTACCGGGAGGCGCCCTCCTCCGGCCGATGACCACCCGTCCATCCCGTGCACACGACGGTGGCCCGCTTGGGGCCCGCTTCACGCCGTACGCCTTCCTCCTGGCCGCCGCGGTGGAGGGTACGGCCGGCGTGGCGGTGTATGCCTACGGGCCGGTCTTCATGCGGCAAGCCCTGGGCGAGCCGCGCCTGGCGGTCATCACCCTCGCCCTGGCCCTGGCCTCCCTGGCCACCTTCGTGATGGCGGGGCGCTGGGGCCGGTGGGGTGACCTGACGGGACGCCCGGCGCGGCTGGTGGCGGCGGGCTTGACGGGTGGTGCCGGCGCCATGGCCCTCCTGCCGGTGGTACCGTCCTCCCCCGCCTTCGCGGCCCTGATGGTGGCCACCACCGCCTTCCTGGCGGCGGTGATGCCCCTGTCCGTCGCCTGGCTCACCCTGCGCCACCCCGACCGGCCCGGTGAGGCGGCGGCGCGCCTCTACCGGGCGCGGTCCGTGGGCTGGGCGGCCGGCAGCTTCGGCAGCGGCTGGCTGGCGGAAGCGGCGGGCATGGCCGGGGTCCGGCTGTCCTTCCTGCTTTGTGCCGGGCTCGCCCTGCTGGCGGCGGTGGTGGTGGGCCTGGTGGCCGCGGGACCGCAAACCCCGCCTGCCCTGGCGGCCTCCGCGGCCGCGCTTGGCCCGGCCGGCACGGCGCATGCAGCGTCTCGATCCGGAAGGTTCACGCGGGGACGAACCCAGCCCGATGGGCCGGAAGAGGCGGGCCCGCCAAACCTGCACAACCTGCCCGATCCACCCGCCCCCACGGCCACGCCCGCGCCCGCCCCTGCCGTCCCCCTTCCCTCCCCCGCCAGCCCGGGCGGGGTGGAAGGTCGGCCCATCTGGCGCTACCCGGCGGTGGTCGCCATCGCCGCCGCCGTGCTCTTCACGGCGTCGGGGAATGAAGCCTTCTTCGCCGTGTTCGGCCCGTACCTGACGGAGTACCTGGACGGCAGCAGCGGGCAGGTCGGGTGGGCGCTGGGCCTCGCCAGCACCCTCGGCATCCTCATCATGGCGCCCGTGGGCCGGCTGGCCGACCGGTGGGGGCCGCGGCGGGTCTTCACCCTGGGCATCGCCGGGTACGTGGCGATGTACGCCCTGATCACCGCCTTCCGCACTCCGCTGGCCACCGTGGCGGCCTTTGCGCTGCCCCTCTATCCCTTGACCGCCACCGGCGCCACCGGCGTGATCAGCCGGACCATTCCCCCGGCCCGGCGGGGCGAAGGGGTCGGGATCTATGAAGGCAGTGCCGCCCTGGCCGCCTCTCTGGGCAGCGTGGCCGGCGGGCTGGTGGCGGACCTGGCGGGATTGGCCAGCGTACCGGTGGTGTCCCTGGCGCTGGCCGGGGTTGGGGCGCTGGTGGCGTGGCGGTGGGTCGCCCGCACCGGCGAGGCGTGACGGCCGCCGCCCGGATGGAGCGGGGCGGGGGGGTCTTCTCCCACCGCGGGTTCTTCCCCGCGCCGCCGCCTGGATGGGACCGGGCGGATCCGGCACCATCCCGGCCGGTGGCCGGGCTTGAGCCGTTCACCGCCCCTCGTCCTCCCGCCGCAGGATGCTCAACAGCTCCCCTGCCCGCTCGTGGGGCAGCGCCGACCGGAGCCGCTGGCCGTCCCAGAACCCACACCCCACGGCGTGGCCGCGGTACCGCAGGACGATCCAGCCCCGCCGGACCAGAGGCGCCTCCGGCGGGGCACTGATCTGCCGGCCCTCCAGCAGGGCTTGCAGCTCCTGGCGGTCGAGGTCCACCACGTTGCGGGTGGCTCCGGCCGCCCACTGCATCAGGCCGAAGCTGGTGGGCTTCCAGGTGGCGCCGTGGCCCCGAACCAGCCGAATGCCCGCCGACCATACCGCTTCCCACCCGGGCACCCGGGGCAGCGCGGCCAGCCAGATGCCCTGGTCCTCGTTGCCGTAGGCGTAGGCCCCCTCGAGCACCGACTCGTCCAGGCCGAACGCCTCGCCGAGCCACGCCACCACCCGCTGCCGCAAGCCGGCGTCGGCCTCCACCCAGCCCGTGCCCGGGCGGGCAGGTACCCCGGAACGCGCCGCGGACGCCTTCCTGCTGCCTTCCCCCCCGCCTTCCGCGCCCGGTTCTTCCCACGGGACCGGACCCCGCTTGCGCAGCCGGGCCACGAACATGCCGCCCGAGTCCAGGTGGTGGGGATAGATGCGGCGGCACGCCTCGACCTCGGGCCGGAACCGCTGCCCCTCCCACGCCGTCACGCCGGCGACCCCGGGCAAGGCCGGCGGCAGGGGCTCGACGGTCACGCTGCCCTCCGCCGCCCGCAGGACCTGGTCGACCACGGCCTCGTTCTCCTCGGGGGCGAAGGTGCAGGTGGAGTACACCACCACCCCGCCGGGCCGGACCAGGGCCAGCGCGCGGCGGAGCAGGGCCAGCTGCACCGCCGGGAGCCGCCGCCGCTGGTGCCGTCCCACCCCCTGCCGGGCGCGGGCGCTGCGGCGGGCGTTGCCCTCGGCGGAGCAGGGCGCGTCGACGAGCACCCGGTCGAAGGCCAGCCCGCCGGGGAACTGCCGGCCGTCGGCCCGGGTGATCACCGCCGACGTCACCCCCAGGCGCTGAAGGTTGTGGGAGAGAGCGGCAAGGCGCCGCGGGTCGGGGTCGTTGGCCACCACCATCCCCCGGTTGCCCATGCGCTCCGCCATCTGGGTCGACTTGCCGCCCGGCGCCGCGCTCAGGTCCAGCACCGTCTCGCCGGGCTGGGGGTCCAGGGCCAGCACCGGCACGGCCGCGGCCGCCTCCTGCAGGTAGAACCGGCCGAGCCAGTGCTCCAGGGTCAGGGCGGGGGAGAAGGGCTCCTCCGCCACCCGCCAGAGGTCGGGGTACCAGTCGTAGGGTTCCAGGCGGAAGCCGCGTTCTTCCAGGCGGGCGCGCAGGGCGGCCGGATCCGCCTTGAGCCGGTTGACCCGCAGGGCAGCGGGCTGGGGGCGGATCAGGCTGGCCTGGAAGGCATCCCAGTCGTCGATGATGGAGCGGTATCGTTCGAACACGGTCGCCGGCACCGGCGCGTCCTCCCTCGCTATTAAACTTACCGGATTCACCGCGTCGTCCCGCGGGGGGCCGGGTCGGGCCGATCCCCCGGCTCCACCGCGCCCGGCGGAACCACGGCCTTGCGGCCTTCCGGCCCTCCGGCCCGGCACCGCGAGCTCGCCCCTGCCGGTGCTGTCGAAGCTGACGTCGAAGGAGGAGCAGACCTTCCAAACAACCCTAGGCTCGGCCCTGCTGTCGCCGCCGAAGGGGTTGCGGTCCCTCCGGCTCCCGGCCGCCCGGACCCGCCGAGGAACCGGGCGCGCCCAGAAAGGGTCTTGCGTATGGAAGGGCGAACCAGTTCTCGGCCGCAGGCTGCGGGCCGCGGTCGTCCCCGGCGAACGGGCAGCACCATCCTGCGGCAGCACCCATGCTGCGTGGCCGAAGTCTCCCCAAGGGGGGATCGCCATGGACCCCACCGCGACCACCGCGGCGACCCCGACCGCCGCCACCCCCGGCGGCATCGAGCTGGAGCACGTGGGGAAGAGCTTCGATGGAGGGAATACGTGGGTCGTCCGGGACCTCACCTGGCGGGTGGAACCCGGCCGCATCACCGGGCTTCTCGGCCCTAACGGCGCGGGCAAGACCACCACCCTGCGCATGATCGCCGGCATCCTGCCTCCCGACCGGGGCACGATCCGGGTCGGCGGCGTCGACGTCACCCGCCAGCCCCTGGACGCCAAACGCCGCATCGGTCTGGTCCCCGACGCGCCGGCCCTCTACGACCGCATGACGGGGGCCGAGTTCCTCCGCTTTCTGGCCGACGTGTACGGGGTGCCCACCGCCCACCGCACCCGGCGGATGGAAGAACTAGGCCGCCGGCTGGGCATCGGCGATTGGGTCCACAGCCCCATCGCCCGATACTCCCTCGGCCTGCGCCAGCGGCTGCTGCTGGTGGGTTCGTTGCTCCACGACCCCCCGGTGTGGATCCTGGACGAGCCCATCGTGGGCCTGGATCCCGAGGCCGCCCGGGCCCTCAAGGATCTGATGGTCGAGCGCAGCCGCCGGGGCGGCACCGTGCTGATGACGACCCACCTGCTGGAGGTGGCCGAGCGGCTCTGCGACGTCGTGGCCATCATGCACCGGGGCCGGCTCATCGCGGAGGGGTCGCCGGCGGACCTGCGGCGCCGGTTCGTCCGGGAAGGAGGGGAGGAACCGGCCGCCCGCCCGGCGGCGGCCGGCCTGCCGGCGGACGCCGGCCTGGAGGACGTGTTCCTGTTGCTGACCCGGGAGCCGGCACCCGGCGGGACGGACGAGCCCGGGCCCGGGCGACACGCTCCGGGAGGGAGCCGGTGATGGGCGGCTGGTGGGGGCAGGCGGTTTGGACCCGCGGCGCCGCCCGCCAGCTGTGGGCGCTGCTGTCGGTCCAGTTCCGGCAGACCTACACCCCGGTGCCCGACCGGACGGGCGTGTGGAAGCTCAACCTGGTGCTCGGAGGCGCGGGCATGGCGTGGGTCAGCTGGATCACCAGCCGGACCCTGTACGACCGCCTGGTCGCCACTGGCCACGCCGAACTCTGGCTGCCGCTGGTCCTCCTCGGCCTGTCCCTCGTGTCCCTGGCCGCCGCCCTGTCGGGACTGGGCAGCGCGTTCTTCCACTTGCGCGACCTTCCCCTGCTGGCGGCGCTGCCGGTGCCGCCGGGCATCCTGGCTGCGGCCAAGCTGCTGGTCGCCCTGGTGGGAGAGTGGATCGCCTTGATCCCCCTGGCCCCGGCCCTCCTGCCCGGGGCGCTGGCGCAACACGCCGGTCCCGGATTCTGGCTGCGGGCTGTGCCAGTCCTGCTGGTGCTCCCGCTGCCCTGCCTCGCCGTGGCCGCGGTGGTGATCCTCCTCATCGCCCGGCTGGTGGCCGGTCACCGGCAACAGGACGCGGTGGTGGTGGCGGCGAGCCTGGCGGGCGTGCTGACCCTGTCGATCCTGGTGCCGTTTTTTCTACTGGGGCCCGTGCCGGGATTTGTCCCGGGTCCCCCGGTTCCGCAGGGTCCCCAGGGCCCCGATCCCGCCACCCAAGCCTACTGGGACGCCGTGGCGTCGCGGGTCGAACGCATCCTGACCCACGGTCTGCCGCACCTTCTCTGGGCGGCCGGCTTCATGCTGCCAGGAAGTGCGGCCCAGGCCGCCGGCAGCTTCGCCGGGCTGGTCGCCGTCGCCCTGGGAGCGGCCGCGGTGGCCTGCCTGGTGGCGGCGGCGGTGTTGCCGCGGACGCTGGCCGGCGCCCTCACGATGCCGTGGACCGCCGGCGCCACCCGGCGAGGGCCCTGGCCGGCCGCCGGGCGAGGGCCCTGGCGGGCCCTGCCGGGCGCCCGCCGGAGCCCCTTCCGCGCCCTGGTCGCCCGCGAGCTCAGCACCTGGCGGTCACCCCAGGAAGGTCTCGCGGTCCTGTTCATCGCCGTGTTCTATACCTGGCTCTTCGGCCGGCTCCTGGGCGGCCCCTCCCTGCAGGACCTGGCGGGTCCGGCTCCGCCTCCGGCCCCCGTGACCCCGGGGGTCGCCTGGAACGTACTCTCGACGACGGCCCTGTCCACCGCCCTGGCCCTCTCCGTCGTGGTGCCGCGGGCAGCCGTGAGCGCCGAGGGCCGCCGGTTCTGGCTCTCCCTGGCCATCCCCGTGGAACCCTGGCTGCAGCTGGCCGCCAAGCTGGCTGTCCAGACGGCCATGGCGCTGGTGGTGGCCGGGCCCACAGCCGTGGTCCGAGGCCTGAATGCCGGCCTGGCTCCGCCGGCCTGGGCGTGCCTGGCCGTCACCGTTTCCGGCACGCTCGCCCTGCTCAACGCCGCCTCCCTGCTGCTCGACGCCGGCCAGCCCGACCTCCGCGGCGCCAGGGAGGAACAGGCGCCGCGCCGCTTCGGCATCGTGTTGCTGCTGGTCTGGGGAGGTTGGATGCTCGGGCTGGTGCTCGTCACGCTGGCCCTGCAGGCCACGGGCAGCGGCCCCTTGACGCTGGCCGGCCTGGGAGCGTGCGTGGTGGCCGGTGTGGGGCTGGCCCTATGGGTGCTGCGGAACGAGGCTGGGCGCTCCTACCGGCGCATCGTGCCGCCGGCGTAGACGGGCCACAACAGGCTAGGGCGGCCGGTGAGCGCTCGTCCCCCGTCGCCGCTCACCACCCCGCCATCCGCCGGTCACCCATTCGCCGTTGCCACCGGCGCCCAAATGTGCTGAAATGGAACCTGCAACGCAGCCGGCACAGCGCAGGCAATCTTGCTTTTCCGCCTCGGCCGCCTATCGCCGTCCAGAGGCGGTCGGGGCGGGCTTACACCCGTGCGCCGAGGCCGGCATAAGGCCGTCAAGGGGCAACGCCGCGCCGCCGGGAGCCCGGGCCGCTTCGGTCCGAAGGCGCCTGCAGGGCCGCGACGCCCGGCCGCATTGGGGGTAAGAACCCGCCATGGACGCGCGCTTCCGGGACGACTACGAACCCGCACCCCACGTCAGCCGCAAGGTGGCGCCGGTGGTGCACCGCAACCTGCCCGCCGCCCAGCTGGTGGAACTGGCCCTGGCCCGGGGCGAGGGTCAGCTCAGCGACACGGGCGCCCTGGTGGTCACCACGGGCAAGTACACGGGCCGGTCGCCCAGGGACAAGTTCATCGTCGACGAGCCGTCCGTGCACCCGCACATCGGTTGGGGTTCGGTGAACCAGCCCTTCCCGCGGGACCGGTTCGACCGGCTCTACGAGCGGGTCCAGCAGTACCTGCGCCAGCGCAACCACTTCATCTTCGACGGGTTCGCCGGCGCCGACCCCGCCTACCGGCTGCGGGTGCGGGTGGTGACGGAGTACGCCTGGCACAGCCTCTTCGCCCGGCAGCTGTTCCTCCGCCCCGAACCCGAAGAGCTGCGCGGTTTCGAGCCGGACTTCACCGTGCTCTACGCGCCCACCTTCCACGCCGACCCGCGCACCGACGGGACGCGCTCGGAGACCTTCATCCTGGTCAGCTTCGAGCGCCGGGTCGTCCTGATCGGGGGCACCGAGTACGCCGGTGAGATCAAGAAGTCGATCTTCAGCGTGCTCAACTACCTCCTGCCCGAGCGGGGCGTGCTGCCCATGCACTGCTCGGCCAACGTGGGGCCCGACGGCGACGTGGCCCTGTTCTTCGGCCTGTCGGGGACGGGCAAGACCACGCTGTCGGCCGACCCGGAGCGGCGCCTGATCGGCGACGACGAGCACGGCTGGTCGGAGCGGGGGATCTTCAACTTCGAGGGCGGATGCTATGCCAAGTGCATCAACCTGTCGCGGGAATACGAGCCCCAGATCTGGAACGCCATCCGCTTCGGCGCGGTGCTAGAGAACGTGATCCTGGACCCCGCCACCCGCCGCCCCCTGTACGACCGGGCGGATCTGACCGAGAACACGCGGGCCGCCTATCCGGTCGAGTTCATCGACGGCGCGGTGATCCCGGGCGTGGCGGGCCACGCGCGGACCGTGTTCTTCCTCAGCGCCGACGCCTTCGGCGTGCTGCCGCCCATCGCCCGGCTGACGCCGGAGCAGGCCATGTACTACTTCCTGTCGGGCTACACCAGCAAGCTGGCGGGCACCGAGCGGGGCGTGACCTCGCCCGAAGCGACCTTCTCGACCTGCTTCGGCGAGCCGTTCCTGCCGCGGCGGCCGGTGGAGTACGCGCGGATGCTGGGCGAGAGGCTGCGGCAGCACGGGACCCGGGTGTACCTGGTCAACACGGGCTGGACGGGCGGGCCCTACGGCGTCGGCAACCGGATGAAGCTGCCCTACACGCGGGCCATGATCCGGGCCGCACTCCGGGGGGAGCTGGACGGTGTCGAGCACCGGACCGACCCGGTCTTTGGGCTCGCCGTGCCGGTGGCCTGCCCGGGCGTGCCGTCCGAGGTGCTGGATCCGCGGTCCACATGGGCCGACCCCGAGGCCTACGACCGGCAGGCCCGGGAGCTGGCCGCCCGCTTCGTGGAGAATTTCCGCCGCTTCGAGGGCGTCTCGGAGGAGATCCGGGCCGCGGGGCCGCGGGTGGGGTAGTCACGCGCCCCCGTCGGGAGCGCATGCCCAAAACGTGTAGGCAAAGGAGACCCGAAGCCAAAAACAACAAGACGTGCAGGCAGAAGGGATACGACGAACCAGATCCACTGATGGCTCACGGGGCCCGGACGGTCGATCGGCCGGGCCCCGTGGCGCTCTTCAAAGCGCGCGTCCTACCGGCACCCCGACGAGCACCGCGAACGGACGCAGGCGCTCCTCGGGAGCCGACGAGCCCCCCTCGGTGCGGCGGAAGCGGCCGTAGAGGCCGCGCCGACCGCAGACCCGATCAACGCCGAACGATCCCGGGCCACCGAGGCGACAAGCTACCGCCCACCGACGTTCCGCTTGGCAATGTCGCCAGCCAGGGGACCCGTGGCCAATGCTTTCAGAGTCTGCCGGTCGCTACAGTACTCTGCCTCGACAAACTGGACCGCCACCGAACGAACCGCCCGGTCTCTCCACAAGTGCGGTTGCATCAGGAAGGGGACAAATTTTCCACGGCCGATGTTCTATTCAAACCGCGGAAGATGCTTGGGGGCCGTGGTCGATGGAACCTTGGGGCGAGGGTCGGCGTGTACGAGGGGATGAGTGTCCCTGGGGATCCGCCTACGGACACGCTCTGCACCCGGGCATCATCCGTATGATCGAGATTTCCAAACACGGTCTGTCCATGGAGCCGGCATTCTCGGACGACAAAACGGCCACCCGACGACGCATACGGACGTCCCCGCCCGATTGCCTGCGCTCAGCGTTCACCGGCCGCAGCCACTCCAGTTAGAACCAGTCAGGCAAGCCCAAGGGCAGGGCGTCTCGGGCGACATCCTCTCCGACCGTTTCCCAGCAATCCGCTGGTACGGGCCCGTCCACGCGGTACCGGCCGACGCCCCGCCCCGATCCCCGCTCATCCCGAACTCTCAATGCGCTTTTGGATCC
Proteins encoded in this window:
- the pckA gene encoding phosphoenolpyruvate carboxykinase (ATP) is translated as MDARFRDDYEPAPHVSRKVAPVVHRNLPAAQLVELALARGEGQLSDTGALVVTTGKYTGRSPRDKFIVDEPSVHPHIGWGSVNQPFPRDRFDRLYERVQQYLRQRNHFIFDGFAGADPAYRLRVRVVTEYAWHSLFARQLFLRPEPEELRGFEPDFTVLYAPTFHADPRTDGTRSETFILVSFERRVVLIGGTEYAGEIKKSIFSVLNYLLPERGVLPMHCSANVGPDGDVALFFGLSGTGKTTLSADPERRLIGDDEHGWSERGIFNFEGGCYAKCINLSREYEPQIWNAIRFGAVLENVILDPATRRPLYDRADLTENTRAAYPVEFIDGAVIPGVAGHARTVFFLSADAFGVLPPIARLTPEQAMYYFLSGYTSKLAGTERGVTSPEATFSTCFGEPFLPRRPVEYARMLGERLRQHGTRVYLVNTGWTGGPYGVGNRMKLPYTRAMIRAALRGELDGVEHRTDPVFGLAVPVACPGVPSEVLDPRSTWADPEAYDRQARELAARFVENFRRFEGVSEEIRAAGPRVG